The Candidatus Celerinatantimonas neptuna DNA segment ATAAATTATCCAGATACGCATCGGCTTTATCTTGGTGACGGGTTACGATTTTATTACAGCCACAGTAATAACAAAGCTTATGGCAAAAAGGGATATGAACATACAACGAAAGAGGCCGCTCAGGATAACGTCGCGCCGCTTGTTGAAATTCAAAAAATCCAAAACCCTGATGGAACTCCAATGCAGTCGGGTAACTGGTGTAACGAGGCCCGGCATAATTATATTTTTCGATCAGTTGTTGGTCCCAATCGACAGCAAAATCTTGCATCAGCGTATTCCTGTGACAAAAATCAGACGACTAGCCAAGATACTAAGGTCTGAATAAAAACCTAACAAAAATCTTTCAACGGAGACTATGAGCGTTCATCAGGATCAAGTAATTCATCCAGATCGCCACTGTCGAATTGGTCCCAATCATCACTATCAAGCTCAGACTCATCTTCATCTTCGTCATCATGCAACCCAAGCTCATCCATCAACTGCCCGATTCGATTCAAACTGTTCTCTAGCCACTGTTGTTCATCCGTCGTCAATTCCTCACCTTCGTCAGAACGATCCAGTAATGTCATTAAACGAGGATCTTGCTCTAAGCGGCTTAACTCATCCTGTTTAGCCTCTTTAACTTCATCAGACAACTTTTGACTCACAGTATGTTCCTGTTGAGAAGGTTTTGCCGACACCAATTGCACCGGTTTCTTACTGCCTAAACGCGGATCGGATAAATGAAAGTCATGTCCAGAGTTTGTTGATGCGCGAGTAACATTAGCAGGTTGTTGACGAGAACCACTCTTGCGACCTTTTCCTTTTTTAACAGCATCAGCAGGCAATACCCTGTCACTTTTAAAATCAACAGTTTTACGGGGAGCCAATAATCCGCCTTTGCGGTTCTTTTTCTTATACGCCATGATTACCTTCAGTCGCAAATGATGACAGGAACAAGCCTGACCCACTCTAGTTTAAATACAAGGCGATTCTATCACCACCCAGTGCTCAAACAAACCTCAATAGCAGCCAAGAACACTCTCTGTTACACTTTCGCCCAGGTCGGTTGACAAGAAATGAAGGAAAAACTGTGTCCCAGATACATTTTAATAAAGCTAAATTCTTTACCAGTGCTCCAAATATCAAAGCAATGCCGGCTGATAGCGGCACCGAGATTGCCTTTGCCGGTCGCTCAAATTCAGGGAAGTCAAGTGCACTCAATACACTGACCCGACAAAAAAACCTTGCCCGAACCAGTAAAACACCGGGACGCACACAATTAATTAACGTCTTCGAGATAGAACCGGGTAAACGCCTGATCGATCTGCCAGGGTACGGCTATGCAAAAGTGCCAGAGTCTGTCAAGAAAGAATGGCAGAAATCACTGTCGGAATATCTTCAGTATCGCCAAAGTCTGCGGGGATTTGTTGTTCTGATGGATATACGTCATCCATTTAGAGAAATTGACCAACATCTCATCCAATGGGCTGCAGATTGTGATATCCCCGTATTGGCACTATTAACTAAAGCAGACAAATTAAAACAAGGGGCCCGAAAATCGACATTACTAAAATGTCAGGAAGCAGCTATGGCCTTCTGCGGTAATGTTCAGGTTGAATTGTTTTCCTCACTGAAAAAACTCGGCTTACCTAAACTGGAAGCAACCCTGACAACATGGTTTGAAAACGAGGAAAAAGAAGAAACCAATCAACCCCTGGACACCGACAACACTTAAAATCGTCTTAACCTCACATCGGATAAAGAATCACGGTTGAAACACATCCTTTTATATCACATCTGCATGATTCTCTGATCTTGAGGTTACCCCGAGTTCCAAACTAAAACCCAACCATTCTTGGGAACATAGATCCAATACCAACATCAACCTTAATCTCTAGTCGAAAAGATGCTATGTCCGATAAAACCATCCCATAAAAAAAGCCCCGCTAAAAGGTAATGCGGAGCCTATAACTAGTTCGGACTATAACTGAAATACGATTCACGTACATTTATTCAGACCATGAGTACTCATAGTAGTTCATTTCATCTTTTAGATTATTGATAGTCTAAAACTCTGATTATAAATTACATTTTGGTAGTTTTATTACACTTCACTATTGTCAATAACTTTATTCTAAAATGTGATATGAATCGGATTAATTGGCAATATTGTAGCAAAAACATAAAAAAAGCCCCGGTAGAATTCTACCGGGGCAGCTATTAAGCCTATTCAACTACGTGAAATAAAAGGTCTGAAAGATAGAACATCTTACCTCTGTACCCTACGTCTATTAATATAAGGGAGACGGATTAAAAAATAAAGCGGTTTTTGTAATCAAATTTCATTATTTTTATCCAAAATAACTACTTGCTCTTAAAGCTTGGGCTGATATTCCTAATATCATATTGATATGAAATGGTGTTTTTTTCAGCAACCTGCCATTTATTGAGAGAAATGTTAAATATCAGATAAAAACGTAAACAACTAGTGAACTTGAACGGCCTTTCAACACCAAATGGATACCACAGCGAAAAACAAACTGATGACCCATGAACGGCAACAAAGGTTATTTTGCTTTAAGCTGTAAATAACCTTAGCACCTTTTCTAGTCAGAGATGAAGTTAGTGCGCTTCATCCCAATTATCGCCAATGCCGACCTCAGCCACCAAAGGAATATGCAATTGAACAGCATCTTCCATAATCGCTTTTAACTGAGCAGCCAGCTCGACCACATGATCTTCAGCCACCTCAAAGACCAATTCATCATGAACCTGCATGAGCATACGCACTTTGTCCTCATATCCTTGTTCATGAATATAGCGATCCACGGCAATCATTGCTTTTTTAATAATATCGGCAGCGCTACCTTGCATCGGCGCATTGATCGCCGCACGTTCTGCTGCGGCCCGGCGTGCACCATTACGCGCTTTAATTTCAGGCAAATAAAGCCTGCGACCAAAGATCGTTTCAACAAATCCATCATCGGCAGCTCTGGCTCGGGTTTCCTCCATATAGCGATGAACACCAGGATAACGCTCAAAATAAGTATCCATATAACTTTGAGCTTCGTAGCGACCAATGCCTAACTGTCGGGATAAACCAAAAGCACTCATACCGTAGATCAAGCCAAAATTAATCGCTTTTGCATTACGCCGCTGCTCCTTAGTGACATCATCTAACGATTCACCAAACACTTCTGCAGCCGTTGCCCTATGAATGTCTTTACCTTGAGCGAACGCATCCAATAACCCCTCATCAGCAGACAAATGAGCCATGATCCGTAATTCAATCTGAGAATAGTCAATCGCCACCAGTTTAAAACCATCAGCAGGGATAAAGGCCTGGCGGATCTTGCGACCCTCTTCATTACGAATCGGGATATTCTGCAGATTCGGATCACTTGAAGACAAACGCCCTGTAGCGGTAACCGCCTGATGGTAAGATGTATGAAGCCTTTGAGATTCAGGATTTACCAACTTAGGTAATTTGTCAGTATAAGTCGATTTAAGCTTACTCAAACCGCGATATTCAAGAATCGTCGCAGGTAAAGGGTAATCCAAAGCCAGTTCAACTAGAACTTCTTCAGCTGTCGATGGTGCACCTTTTGGTGTCTTTTTAACTACAGGCAGCCCCATCACTTCAAATAATATTCGCTGCAACTGCTTTGGTGAACCCAAATTAAACGCTTCACCAGCGAGCTCATGCGCTTTACTTTCAAGCTCATCAATCCTCTTAGCCAGACGAATACTATGATGATTTAAGAGGTCACTATCAATCCGGACCCCCCGACGCTCTACATCCGATAAGATCGAAACTAAAGGTAATTCAACTTCTTCGAATAACGATTTCAATCCAGATTCTTTGCTCAACTGAGGCCATAGAATCTGATGCAAACGCAACGTAATATCTGCATCTTCTGCAGCATAAGGATACGCCTGCTCTAAATTGATTTGATTAAAAGTGAGCTGTTTAGCACCTTTGCCGGCAACCGATTCAAAGCTAATACATTGATGCTGAAGATATTTGAGTGCCAAAGAATCCATATCATGACGGGTCCCCGTACTATTTAAGACATAAGATTCAAGCATCGTATCAAAAGCGATCCCTTTTAAGTGGATCCCTGCCCGGACAAGAACACTCCGATCATATTTGAGATTTTGTCCCACTTTAGCTTTTGTCGGATCTTCTAAAATAGGCTTGAGTTTTTTCAGAACTAACTCACGATCAAGTTGCAAAGGCGCATCTTCATAATCATGGCCAATAGGCAAATAAGCCGCCTCTCCGGGTAACACTGAAAACGACAGACCAACTAAATCGGCTTTCATATAATCAAGCGATGTGGTTTCTGTATCTACAGCAAAAAGTTCAGACTGTTCAAGTAACGAGCACCAGTGATCAAGCTGCTCTTCTGTGAGAATCATTTCATAGTTTTCAGAAACAGGACGAACTAATAGCTCATCTGTCCCCGCGGAATCAGCTAACGATGCAGCTGATGACTGATCTTCTAATAATTGCGCAAGCCAACGTTTAAACTCTAATTCACCGAACAACTTGATCAGCAAATCGCGGTCTTCATGTTTGATTTTTAAATCATCACTGCTTAGGGACAGTTCAAGATTTGTGCGTATCGTTGCTAACTGATGAGAAAGAGGAAGTTGCGGTGCAAAGTGCCGCAGGTTCTCACCTATTTTCCCTTTGATTTCATCTTGATGATCTAGCAATCCATGAAGTGAGCCATAAGCCTTCAACCATTTTACTGCGGTCTTTGGTCCACACTTAGGCACACCAGGAATGTTATCGACACTATCGCCCATCAAGGCCAGATAATCGATAATTTGCTCAGGGCTCACGCCAAATTTTTCAATGACTCCGGATTCATCCAATAAGGTATCCGTCATGGTATTCACTAACATGATTTTATCATTGACCAACTGGGCCATATC contains these protein-coding regions:
- the engB gene encoding putative GTP-binding protein EngB, which gives rise to MSQIHFNKAKFFTSAPNIKAMPADSGTEIAFAGRSNSGKSSALNTLTRQKNLARTSKTPGRTQLINVFEIEPGKRLIDLPGYGYAKVPESVKKEWQKSLSEYLQYRQSLRGFVVLMDIRHPFREIDQHLIQWAADCDIPVLALLTKADKLKQGARKSTLLKCQEAAMAFCGNVQVELFSSLKKLGLPKLEATLTTWFENEEKEETNQPLDTDNT
- the yihI gene encoding Der GTPase-activating protein YihI, with the translated sequence MAYKKKNRKGGLLAPRKTVDFKSDRVLPADAVKKGKGRKSGSRQQPANVTRASTNSGHDFHLSDPRLGSKKPVQLVSAKPSQQEHTVSQKLSDEVKEAKQDELSRLEQDPRLMTLLDRSDEGEELTTDEQQWLENSLNRIGQLMDELGLHDDEDEDESELDSDDWDQFDSGDLDELLDPDERS
- the polA gene encoding DNA polymerase I, whose amino-acid sequence is MATIAENPVVLIDGSSYLFRAYYAPPHLTNSKGEATGAVYGVVNMLRSLLKQVEPERIAVVFDAKGKNFRHELFPEYKANRPPMPDDLRTQIEPLHAIIRAMGLPLIAEPGVEADDVIGTLAIQLAKDGHHVLISTGDKDMAQLVNDKIMLVNTMTDTLLDESGVIEKFGVSPEQIIDYLALMGDSVDNIPGVPKCGPKTAVKWLKAYGSLHGLLDHQDEIKGKIGENLRHFAPQLPLSHQLATIRTNLELSLSSDDLKIKHEDRDLLIKLFGELEFKRWLAQLLEDQSSAASLADSAGTDELLVRPVSENYEMILTEEQLDHWCSLLEQSELFAVDTETTSLDYMKADLVGLSFSVLPGEAAYLPIGHDYEDAPLQLDRELVLKKLKPILEDPTKAKVGQNLKYDRSVLVRAGIHLKGIAFDTMLESYVLNSTGTRHDMDSLALKYLQHQCISFESVAGKGAKQLTFNQINLEQAYPYAAEDADITLRLHQILWPQLSKESGLKSLFEEVELPLVSILSDVERRGVRIDSDLLNHHSIRLAKRIDELESKAHELAGEAFNLGSPKQLQRILFEVMGLPVVKKTPKGAPSTAEEVLVELALDYPLPATILEYRGLSKLKSTYTDKLPKLVNPESQRLHTSYHQAVTATGRLSSSDPNLQNIPIRNEEGRKIRQAFIPADGFKLVAIDYSQIELRIMAHLSADEGLLDAFAQGKDIHRATAAEVFGESLDDVTKEQRRNAKAINFGLIYGMSAFGLSRQLGIGRYEAQSYMDTYFERYPGVHRYMEETRARAADDGFVETIFGRRLYLPEIKARNGARRAAAERAAINAPMQGSAADIIKKAMIAVDRYIHEQGYEDKVRMLMQVHDELVFEVAEDHVVELAAQLKAIMEDAVQLHIPLVAEVGIGDNWDEAH